One Ananas comosus cultivar F153 linkage group 1, ASM154086v1, whole genome shotgun sequence DNA window includes the following coding sequences:
- the LOC109710295 gene encoding calmodulin-binding transcription activator 3-like isoform X1, with the protein MADARRYALTPQLDIEQILLEAQHRWLRPAEICEILRNYRKFRIAPEPPNRPPSGSLFLFDRKVLRYFRKDGHNWRKKKDGKTVKEAHERLKAGSVDVLHCYYAHGEENENFQRRSYWMLEEEFMHIVLVHYREVKGGRPNFSRSREVEEVAQVSHTDSPACSNSFTSQSHIPSQTTDAESPNSGQTSEYEDAESDNYPTSSRYNPIPEMRQYEDGRGHVMDAPLLNPYVSIPSVNNQSLPGDYQGIQPTTPPISDYYSVAQEDTTTVFDGTGGGLTFSGSKTTQLELASWDEVLAHCTTGFQTPYVQPSVGSRQATAFEDNSSLETITFGEAYNNDLLPKEVYGIGAEGKLLWQHPSPASGSLGIDGEYGRSIEENIGHSPLTKQASLDLSHLEADGLKKYDSFSRWMSKELEEVDDSQLRSNSEPYWNTVDDESVVESSNISNHEPLDSYAVSPSLSQDQLFSIIDFSPSWAFASLETKVLITGTFLKNEDIDKCKWSCMFGEVEVPVEVLADGTLRCYAPPHKPGRVPFYVTCSNRLACSEVREFEFRSTDAHYMETSDSSISSINDMHLHIRLEKLLTLGPVDQQKGVSNVTKEKIDLNNKVSALMMDDDEWSSLLKVTDEKEVSIEQAKDQLAEKLIKEKLHSWLIMKIYEEEGKGPNILGKEGQGVIHLTAALGYDWAIRPIIVAGVNVNYRDVHGWTALHWAAFCGRERTVVALIAMGAAPGALTDPTPEFPAGRTPADLASANGHKGIAGFLAESSLTSHLNALTLKDSKGSDVAEICGLPSLEDVPGKVPCQLSEGDDGQGGSLKDSLSAVRNASQAAARIYQVFRVQSFHRKKLVEYGDEKCGVSDERALSLISVKSAKPGQHDMPLQSAAIRIQNKFRGWKGRKEFLLIRQRIVKIQAHVRGHQVRKQYRKIVWSVGIVEKAILRWRRKGCGLRGFRPEGLIEGPSMQIQAAKTDDYDFLQEGRRQSEARLQTALARVKSMVQYPEARDQYRRLLTVVTELQESKAAQDKLLSDIEGAADGDFMVELEQLWQDDTPMPSI; encoded by the exons ATGGCGGATGCGCGGCGATATGCGTTGACTCCTCAATTAG ATATTGAGCAAATACTTCTGGAGGCTCAGCATCGGTGGCTACGCCCTGCTGAAATTTGTGAGATACTTCGAAATTATAGGAAGTTCCGGATTGCGCCAGAGCCACCAAATCGGCCTCCTA GTGGTTCACTTTTTCTGTTTGATCGAAAAGTATTGAGATACTTCCGTAAAGATGGGCACAACTggaggaagaaaaaagatgGAAAGACTGTTAAAGAAGCTCATGAGAGGCTAAAA GCAGGAAGTGTTGATGTGCTGCATTGCTATTATGCCCATGGGGAGGAGAATGAAAACTTTCAAAGACGGAGTTATTGGATGTTAGAAGA GGAGTTCATGCACATTGTTCTTGTACATTATCGTGAAGTTAAG GGTGGCAGACCAAATTTTAGCCGCAGCAGAGAAGTTGAAGAAGTCGCGCAAGTTTCTCATACCGATAGCCCTGCATGTTCTAACTCTTTCACCAGCCAGAGCCATATCCCATCACAAACTACTGATGCAGAAAGCCCAAACAGTGGGCAAACTTCAGAGTATGAAGATGCCGAATCAG ATAATTATCCAACAAGCTCCAGATACAACCCTATCCCTGAGATGCGGCAGTATGAGGATGGACGTGGACATGTGATGGATGCTCCCCTGTTGAACCCTTACGTGTCAATTCCTTCGGTAAATAACCAAT CTCTTCCAGGCGATTATCAAGGAATACAGCCAACAACACCACCTATCTCGGATTATTATTCAGTTGCTCAAGAGGATACAACTACGGTTTTTGACGGAACAGGCGGTGGATTAACATTTAGTGGATCAAAAACAACGCAGTTGGAATTGGCGTCTTGGGATGAGGTTCTTGCGCACTGTACCACCGGTTTCCAAACACCATATGTCCAACCTTCAGTTGGATCTAGGCAGGCTACTGCGTTTGAAGACAATTCTAGTCTTGAAACTATAACATTTGGGGAAGCATACAACAATGACCTACTTCCCAAGGAAGTTTATGGTATCGGTGCTGAAGGCAAATTACTATGGCAG CATCCTAGTCCTGCAAGTGGTTCTCTTGGTATTGACGGTGAATATGGCAGATCTATAGAGGAAAACATTGGTCACTCTCCTCTAACAAAACAGGCATCACTAGATCTCTCTCACTTGGAAGCAGACGGCTTGAAGAAGTACGATAGCTTTTCGAGGTGGATGAGCAAAGAACTTGAAGAAGTAGATGACTCGCAATTAAGATCCAACTCTGAGCCTTATTGGAACACTGTAGACGATGAAAGCGTTGTTGAAAGTTCTAACATTTCCAATCATGAGCCCTTGGATTCATATGCAGTGAGCCCCTCGCTTTCACAAGACCAGCTCTTCAGTATTATTGATTTCTCGCCAAGTTGGGCATTTGCTAGCTTGGAGACTAAG GTTCTAATCACGGGTACGTTCCTGAAAAATGAAGATATAGACAAATGTAAATGGTCTTGTATGTTTGGTGAAGTCGAAGTGCCAGTTGAGGTTTTAGCAGACGGAACCCTCCGTTGCTATGCCCCCCCACATAAACCTGGAAGGGTCCCCTTTTACGTTACCTGCTCCAACAGGTTGGCTTGTAGCGAAGTGCGAGAGTTCGAGTTCCGCTCAACTGATGCCCATTATATGGAGACGTCAGATTCCTCTATCAGTAGCATAAATGACATGCATCTCCATATTCGCCTTGAAAAACTGTTGACTTTGGGACCAGTTGACCAGCAAAAGGGTGTGTCAAATGTTACAAAGGAGAAAATTGATTTGAACAATAAGGTTAGTGCTTTGATGATGGACGATGATGAATGGTCAAGCCTCCTGAAGGTAACCGACGAGAAAGAGGTCTCTATTGAACAAGCGAAAGATCAATTGGCTGAGAAGTTAATAAAGGAGAAGTTGCACTCTTGGCTTATTATGAAGATATATGAAGAAGAAGGTAAAGGCCCAAACATATTAGGGAAGGAAGGACAGGGTGTGATTCATTTAACGGCCGCACTTGGCTACGACTGGGCAATAAGACCAATAATTGTTGCTGGTGTCAATGTAAATTACAGAGACGTCCATGGATGGACTGCACTTCACTGGGCAGCATTCTGCGGAAG GGAGCGTACCGTCGTAGCCCTTATAGCAATGGGAGCGGCCCCTGGAGCATTGACAGATCCTACCCCTGAATTTCCCGCTGGACGAACGCCTGCTGACTTGGCATCCGCAAATGGACACAAAGGCATTGCAGGCTTTCTCGCAGAGTCTTCTCTAACAAGCCATCTCAATGCCCTCACCTTGAAGGACTCAAAAGGCAGTGACGTGGCAGAAATTTGTGGCCTGCCGAGTCTCGAAGATGTTCCTGGAAAAGTTCCTTGTCAGCTTTCCGAAGGAGACGATGGTCAGGGTGGATCACTTAAGGACTCATTAAGTGCTGTTCGAAATGCGTCTCAAGCTGCAGCTCGGATCTACCAGGTTTTCAGAGTTCAATCGTTCCACAGAAAGAAGCTAGTTGAATATGGAGATGAAAAGTGTGGGGTATCAGATGAACGAGCTCTTTCGCTCATTTCTGTTAAGAGTGCAAAGCCAGGTCAGCATGACATGCCATTGCAAAGTGCTGCAATTCGTATACAGAACAAATTTCGAGGGTGGAAAGGGAGAAAGGAGTTTCTACTTATTCGCCAGAGGATTGTTAAGATCCAG GCACATGTACGGGGTCACCAAGTGAGGAAGCAATATCGCAAGATTGTTTGGTCAGTGGGAATAGTGGAGAAAGCTATACTCCGGTGGAGGCGGAAAGGATGTGGATTACGTGGATTCCGGCCTGAGGGCTTAATCGAAGGCCCTAGCATGCAAATCCAAGCAGCTAAAACAGATGATTATGACTTCCTGCAGGAAGGCAGAAGGCAGAGCGAAGCCAGGCTACAGACAGCGCTCGCCAGGGTGAAGTCCATGGTTCAGTATCCTGAAGCGAGAGATCAGTACCGAAGGCTTTTAACTGTTGTTACAGAGCTCCAGGAATCAaag GCCGCGCAGGACAAATTACTGAGCGACATAGAGGGGGCTGCTGATGGTGATTTCATGGTCGAATTAGAACAGCTTTGGCAAGACGACACACCGATGCCCAGTATTTGA
- the LOC109710295 gene encoding calmodulin-binding transcription activator 3-like isoform X2, producing MADARRYALTPQLDIEQILLEAQHRWLRPAEICEILRNYRKFRIAPEPPNRPPSGSLFLFDRKVLRYFRKDGHNWRKKKDGKTVKEAHERLKAGSVDVLHCYYAHGEENENFQRRSYWMLEEEFMHIVLVHYREVKGGRPNFSRSREVEEVAQVSHTDSPACSNSFTSQSHIPSQTTDAESPNSGQTSEYEDAESDNYPTSSRYNPIPEMRQYEDGRGHVMDAPLLNPYVSIPSVNNQCDYQGIQPTTPPISDYYSVAQEDTTTVFDGTGGGLTFSGSKTTQLELASWDEVLAHCTTGFQTPYVQPSVGSRQATAFEDNSSLETITFGEAYNNDLLPKEVYGIGAEGKLLWQHPSPASGSLGIDGEYGRSIEENIGHSPLTKQASLDLSHLEADGLKKYDSFSRWMSKELEEVDDSQLRSNSEPYWNTVDDESVVESSNISNHEPLDSYAVSPSLSQDQLFSIIDFSPSWAFASLETKVLITGTFLKNEDIDKCKWSCMFGEVEVPVEVLADGTLRCYAPPHKPGRVPFYVTCSNRLACSEVREFEFRSTDAHYMETSDSSISSINDMHLHIRLEKLLTLGPVDQQKGVSNVTKEKIDLNNKVSALMMDDDEWSSLLKVTDEKEVSIEQAKDQLAEKLIKEKLHSWLIMKIYEEEGKGPNILGKEGQGVIHLTAALGYDWAIRPIIVAGVNVNYRDVHGWTALHWAAFCGRERTVVALIAMGAAPGALTDPTPEFPAGRTPADLASANGHKGIAGFLAESSLTSHLNALTLKDSKGSDVAEICGLPSLEDVPGKVPCQLSEGDDGQGGSLKDSLSAVRNASQAAARIYQVFRVQSFHRKKLVEYGDEKCGVSDERALSLISVKSAKPGQHDMPLQSAAIRIQNKFRGWKGRKEFLLIRQRIVKIQAHVRGHQVRKQYRKIVWSVGIVEKAILRWRRKGCGLRGFRPEGLIEGPSMQIQAAKTDDYDFLQEGRRQSEARLQTALARVKSMVQYPEARDQYRRLLTVVTELQESKAAQDKLLSDIEGAADGDFMVELEQLWQDDTPMPSI from the exons ATGGCGGATGCGCGGCGATATGCGTTGACTCCTCAATTAG ATATTGAGCAAATACTTCTGGAGGCTCAGCATCGGTGGCTACGCCCTGCTGAAATTTGTGAGATACTTCGAAATTATAGGAAGTTCCGGATTGCGCCAGAGCCACCAAATCGGCCTCCTA GTGGTTCACTTTTTCTGTTTGATCGAAAAGTATTGAGATACTTCCGTAAAGATGGGCACAACTggaggaagaaaaaagatgGAAAGACTGTTAAAGAAGCTCATGAGAGGCTAAAA GCAGGAAGTGTTGATGTGCTGCATTGCTATTATGCCCATGGGGAGGAGAATGAAAACTTTCAAAGACGGAGTTATTGGATGTTAGAAGA GGAGTTCATGCACATTGTTCTTGTACATTATCGTGAAGTTAAG GGTGGCAGACCAAATTTTAGCCGCAGCAGAGAAGTTGAAGAAGTCGCGCAAGTTTCTCATACCGATAGCCCTGCATGTTCTAACTCTTTCACCAGCCAGAGCCATATCCCATCACAAACTACTGATGCAGAAAGCCCAAACAGTGGGCAAACTTCAGAGTATGAAGATGCCGAATCAG ATAATTATCCAACAAGCTCCAGATACAACCCTATCCCTGAGATGCGGCAGTATGAGGATGGACGTGGACATGTGATGGATGCTCCCCTGTTGAACCCTTACGTGTCAATTCCTTCGGTAAATAACCAAT GCGATTATCAAGGAATACAGCCAACAACACCACCTATCTCGGATTATTATTCAGTTGCTCAAGAGGATACAACTACGGTTTTTGACGGAACAGGCGGTGGATTAACATTTAGTGGATCAAAAACAACGCAGTTGGAATTGGCGTCTTGGGATGAGGTTCTTGCGCACTGTACCACCGGTTTCCAAACACCATATGTCCAACCTTCAGTTGGATCTAGGCAGGCTACTGCGTTTGAAGACAATTCTAGTCTTGAAACTATAACATTTGGGGAAGCATACAACAATGACCTACTTCCCAAGGAAGTTTATGGTATCGGTGCTGAAGGCAAATTACTATGGCAG CATCCTAGTCCTGCAAGTGGTTCTCTTGGTATTGACGGTGAATATGGCAGATCTATAGAGGAAAACATTGGTCACTCTCCTCTAACAAAACAGGCATCACTAGATCTCTCTCACTTGGAAGCAGACGGCTTGAAGAAGTACGATAGCTTTTCGAGGTGGATGAGCAAAGAACTTGAAGAAGTAGATGACTCGCAATTAAGATCCAACTCTGAGCCTTATTGGAACACTGTAGACGATGAAAGCGTTGTTGAAAGTTCTAACATTTCCAATCATGAGCCCTTGGATTCATATGCAGTGAGCCCCTCGCTTTCACAAGACCAGCTCTTCAGTATTATTGATTTCTCGCCAAGTTGGGCATTTGCTAGCTTGGAGACTAAG GTTCTAATCACGGGTACGTTCCTGAAAAATGAAGATATAGACAAATGTAAATGGTCTTGTATGTTTGGTGAAGTCGAAGTGCCAGTTGAGGTTTTAGCAGACGGAACCCTCCGTTGCTATGCCCCCCCACATAAACCTGGAAGGGTCCCCTTTTACGTTACCTGCTCCAACAGGTTGGCTTGTAGCGAAGTGCGAGAGTTCGAGTTCCGCTCAACTGATGCCCATTATATGGAGACGTCAGATTCCTCTATCAGTAGCATAAATGACATGCATCTCCATATTCGCCTTGAAAAACTGTTGACTTTGGGACCAGTTGACCAGCAAAAGGGTGTGTCAAATGTTACAAAGGAGAAAATTGATTTGAACAATAAGGTTAGTGCTTTGATGATGGACGATGATGAATGGTCAAGCCTCCTGAAGGTAACCGACGAGAAAGAGGTCTCTATTGAACAAGCGAAAGATCAATTGGCTGAGAAGTTAATAAAGGAGAAGTTGCACTCTTGGCTTATTATGAAGATATATGAAGAAGAAGGTAAAGGCCCAAACATATTAGGGAAGGAAGGACAGGGTGTGATTCATTTAACGGCCGCACTTGGCTACGACTGGGCAATAAGACCAATAATTGTTGCTGGTGTCAATGTAAATTACAGAGACGTCCATGGATGGACTGCACTTCACTGGGCAGCATTCTGCGGAAG GGAGCGTACCGTCGTAGCCCTTATAGCAATGGGAGCGGCCCCTGGAGCATTGACAGATCCTACCCCTGAATTTCCCGCTGGACGAACGCCTGCTGACTTGGCATCCGCAAATGGACACAAAGGCATTGCAGGCTTTCTCGCAGAGTCTTCTCTAACAAGCCATCTCAATGCCCTCACCTTGAAGGACTCAAAAGGCAGTGACGTGGCAGAAATTTGTGGCCTGCCGAGTCTCGAAGATGTTCCTGGAAAAGTTCCTTGTCAGCTTTCCGAAGGAGACGATGGTCAGGGTGGATCACTTAAGGACTCATTAAGTGCTGTTCGAAATGCGTCTCAAGCTGCAGCTCGGATCTACCAGGTTTTCAGAGTTCAATCGTTCCACAGAAAGAAGCTAGTTGAATATGGAGATGAAAAGTGTGGGGTATCAGATGAACGAGCTCTTTCGCTCATTTCTGTTAAGAGTGCAAAGCCAGGTCAGCATGACATGCCATTGCAAAGTGCTGCAATTCGTATACAGAACAAATTTCGAGGGTGGAAAGGGAGAAAGGAGTTTCTACTTATTCGCCAGAGGATTGTTAAGATCCAG GCACATGTACGGGGTCACCAAGTGAGGAAGCAATATCGCAAGATTGTTTGGTCAGTGGGAATAGTGGAGAAAGCTATACTCCGGTGGAGGCGGAAAGGATGTGGATTACGTGGATTCCGGCCTGAGGGCTTAATCGAAGGCCCTAGCATGCAAATCCAAGCAGCTAAAACAGATGATTATGACTTCCTGCAGGAAGGCAGAAGGCAGAGCGAAGCCAGGCTACAGACAGCGCTCGCCAGGGTGAAGTCCATGGTTCAGTATCCTGAAGCGAGAGATCAGTACCGAAGGCTTTTAACTGTTGTTACAGAGCTCCAGGAATCAaag GCCGCGCAGGACAAATTACTGAGCGACATAGAGGGGGCTGCTGATGGTGATTTCATGGTCGAATTAGAACAGCTTTGGCAAGACGACACACCGATGCCCAGTATTTGA
- the LOC109710295 gene encoding calmodulin-binding transcription activator 3-like isoform X3 — translation MRQYEDGRGHVMDAPLLNPYVSIPSVNNQSLPGDYQGIQPTTPPISDYYSVAQEDTTTVFDGTGGGLTFSGSKTTQLELASWDEVLAHCTTGFQTPYVQPSVGSRQATAFEDNSSLETITFGEAYNNDLLPKEVYGIGAEGKLLWQHPSPASGSLGIDGEYGRSIEENIGHSPLTKQASLDLSHLEADGLKKYDSFSRWMSKELEEVDDSQLRSNSEPYWNTVDDESVVESSNISNHEPLDSYAVSPSLSQDQLFSIIDFSPSWAFASLETKVLITGTFLKNEDIDKCKWSCMFGEVEVPVEVLADGTLRCYAPPHKPGRVPFYVTCSNRLACSEVREFEFRSTDAHYMETSDSSISSINDMHLHIRLEKLLTLGPVDQQKGVSNVTKEKIDLNNKVSALMMDDDEWSSLLKVTDEKEVSIEQAKDQLAEKLIKEKLHSWLIMKIYEEEGKGPNILGKEGQGVIHLTAALGYDWAIRPIIVAGVNVNYRDVHGWTALHWAAFCGRERTVVALIAMGAAPGALTDPTPEFPAGRTPADLASANGHKGIAGFLAESSLTSHLNALTLKDSKGSDVAEICGLPSLEDVPGKVPCQLSEGDDGQGGSLKDSLSAVRNASQAAARIYQVFRVQSFHRKKLVEYGDEKCGVSDERALSLISVKSAKPGQHDMPLQSAAIRIQNKFRGWKGRKEFLLIRQRIVKIQAHVRGHQVRKQYRKIVWSVGIVEKAILRWRRKGCGLRGFRPEGLIEGPSMQIQAAKTDDYDFLQEGRRQSEARLQTALARVKSMVQYPEARDQYRRLLTVVTELQESKAAQDKLLSDIEGAADGDFMVELEQLWQDDTPMPSI, via the exons ATGCGGCAGTATGAGGATGGACGTGGACATGTGATGGATGCTCCCCTGTTGAACCCTTACGTGTCAATTCCTTCGGTAAATAACCAAT CTCTTCCAGGCGATTATCAAGGAATACAGCCAACAACACCACCTATCTCGGATTATTATTCAGTTGCTCAAGAGGATACAACTACGGTTTTTGACGGAACAGGCGGTGGATTAACATTTAGTGGATCAAAAACAACGCAGTTGGAATTGGCGTCTTGGGATGAGGTTCTTGCGCACTGTACCACCGGTTTCCAAACACCATATGTCCAACCTTCAGTTGGATCTAGGCAGGCTACTGCGTTTGAAGACAATTCTAGTCTTGAAACTATAACATTTGGGGAAGCATACAACAATGACCTACTTCCCAAGGAAGTTTATGGTATCGGTGCTGAAGGCAAATTACTATGGCAG CATCCTAGTCCTGCAAGTGGTTCTCTTGGTATTGACGGTGAATATGGCAGATCTATAGAGGAAAACATTGGTCACTCTCCTCTAACAAAACAGGCATCACTAGATCTCTCTCACTTGGAAGCAGACGGCTTGAAGAAGTACGATAGCTTTTCGAGGTGGATGAGCAAAGAACTTGAAGAAGTAGATGACTCGCAATTAAGATCCAACTCTGAGCCTTATTGGAACACTGTAGACGATGAAAGCGTTGTTGAAAGTTCTAACATTTCCAATCATGAGCCCTTGGATTCATATGCAGTGAGCCCCTCGCTTTCACAAGACCAGCTCTTCAGTATTATTGATTTCTCGCCAAGTTGGGCATTTGCTAGCTTGGAGACTAAG GTTCTAATCACGGGTACGTTCCTGAAAAATGAAGATATAGACAAATGTAAATGGTCTTGTATGTTTGGTGAAGTCGAAGTGCCAGTTGAGGTTTTAGCAGACGGAACCCTCCGTTGCTATGCCCCCCCACATAAACCTGGAAGGGTCCCCTTTTACGTTACCTGCTCCAACAGGTTGGCTTGTAGCGAAGTGCGAGAGTTCGAGTTCCGCTCAACTGATGCCCATTATATGGAGACGTCAGATTCCTCTATCAGTAGCATAAATGACATGCATCTCCATATTCGCCTTGAAAAACTGTTGACTTTGGGACCAGTTGACCAGCAAAAGGGTGTGTCAAATGTTACAAAGGAGAAAATTGATTTGAACAATAAGGTTAGTGCTTTGATGATGGACGATGATGAATGGTCAAGCCTCCTGAAGGTAACCGACGAGAAAGAGGTCTCTATTGAACAAGCGAAAGATCAATTGGCTGAGAAGTTAATAAAGGAGAAGTTGCACTCTTGGCTTATTATGAAGATATATGAAGAAGAAGGTAAAGGCCCAAACATATTAGGGAAGGAAGGACAGGGTGTGATTCATTTAACGGCCGCACTTGGCTACGACTGGGCAATAAGACCAATAATTGTTGCTGGTGTCAATGTAAATTACAGAGACGTCCATGGATGGACTGCACTTCACTGGGCAGCATTCTGCGGAAG GGAGCGTACCGTCGTAGCCCTTATAGCAATGGGAGCGGCCCCTGGAGCATTGACAGATCCTACCCCTGAATTTCCCGCTGGACGAACGCCTGCTGACTTGGCATCCGCAAATGGACACAAAGGCATTGCAGGCTTTCTCGCAGAGTCTTCTCTAACAAGCCATCTCAATGCCCTCACCTTGAAGGACTCAAAAGGCAGTGACGTGGCAGAAATTTGTGGCCTGCCGAGTCTCGAAGATGTTCCTGGAAAAGTTCCTTGTCAGCTTTCCGAAGGAGACGATGGTCAGGGTGGATCACTTAAGGACTCATTAAGTGCTGTTCGAAATGCGTCTCAAGCTGCAGCTCGGATCTACCAGGTTTTCAGAGTTCAATCGTTCCACAGAAAGAAGCTAGTTGAATATGGAGATGAAAAGTGTGGGGTATCAGATGAACGAGCTCTTTCGCTCATTTCTGTTAAGAGTGCAAAGCCAGGTCAGCATGACATGCCATTGCAAAGTGCTGCAATTCGTATACAGAACAAATTTCGAGGGTGGAAAGGGAGAAAGGAGTTTCTACTTATTCGCCAGAGGATTGTTAAGATCCAG GCACATGTACGGGGTCACCAAGTGAGGAAGCAATATCGCAAGATTGTTTGGTCAGTGGGAATAGTGGAGAAAGCTATACTCCGGTGGAGGCGGAAAGGATGTGGATTACGTGGATTCCGGCCTGAGGGCTTAATCGAAGGCCCTAGCATGCAAATCCAAGCAGCTAAAACAGATGATTATGACTTCCTGCAGGAAGGCAGAAGGCAGAGCGAAGCCAGGCTACAGACAGCGCTCGCCAGGGTGAAGTCCATGGTTCAGTATCCTGAAGCGAGAGATCAGTACCGAAGGCTTTTAACTGTTGTTACAGAGCTCCAGGAATCAaag GCCGCGCAGGACAAATTACTGAGCGACATAGAGGGGGCTGCTGATGGTGATTTCATGGTCGAATTAGAACAGCTTTGGCAAGACGACACACCGATGCCCAGTATTTGA
- the LOC109707897 gene encoding multifunctional methyltransferase subunit TRM112-like protein At1g22270, translating into MRLLTHNMLSSNIRGVVNGFPLGIEAEKVVEREVELSAEFLRGVFPKIEWGALVAGARALGHPDLLPGEADASMLASDDFLRRFHRALLQLHVEEGALVCPETGRRFPINKGIPNMLLHEDEV; encoded by the coding sequence atgaggcTACTCACCCACAACATGCTCTCGAGCAACATAAGGGGGGTGGTGAACGGGTTCCCGCTCGGGATCGAGGCGGAGAAGGTGGTGGAGAGGGAGGTGGAGCTCAGCGCCGAGTTCCTCCGCGGGGTCTTCCCGAAGATCGAGTGGGGCGCGCTCGTCGCCGGCGCGCGCGCGCTCGGCCACCCCGACCTCCTCCCCGGCGAGGCCGACGCCTCCATGCTCGCCTCCGACGACTTCCTCCGCCGCTTCCACCGCGCCCTCCTCCAGCTCCACGTCGAGGAGGGCGCCCTCGTGTGCCCCGAGACCGGGAGGAGGTTCCCCATCAACAAGGGCATACCCAACATGCTCCTCCACGAGGACGAGGTGTGA
- the LOC109713645 gene encoding ubiquitin carboxyl-terminal hydrolase 4: protein MVMGAAGSKLEKALGDQFPEGERYFGLENFGNTCYCNSVLQALYFCVPFREQLLEYYANNKNMGDAEENLLTCLADLFTQISSQKKKTGVIAPKRFVQRVKKQNEIFRSYMHQDAHEFLNFLLNELVDILEKESNATKTSPEASSSKKLANSPNHNLPNGTHKEPRVTWVHTTFQGILTNETRCLRCETVTARDETFFDLSLDIEQNTSITSCLKNFSSTETLNAEDKFFCDKCCSLQEAQKRMKIKKPPNILVIHLKRFKYIEQLGRYKKLLYRVVFPLELKLSNTISNADSEYSLFAVVIHVGGGPNHGHYVSIVKSHNHWLFFDDENVEMIDESAVQTFFGSAQEYSSNTDHGYILFYESTGGRS from the exons ATGGTGATGGGCGCCGCGGGTTCCAAGCTCGAGAAGGCCCTCGGCGACCAGTTCCCAGAGGGCGAGCGATACTTCGGCCTCGAGAACTTCGGGAACACCTGTTACTGTAACAGCGTCTTGCAG GCGCTTTATTTTTGTGTCCCATTTCGCGAGCAACTACTGGAGTATTATGCAAATAACAAAAACATGGGAGATGCAGAAGAGAATCTGCTAACATGCTTGGCAGACCTATTCACTCAG ATCAGCTcccagaaaaagaaaacaggCGTTATTGCTCCAAAGCGTTTTGTGCAAAGAGTGAAGAAGCAAAATGAGATTTTTCGAAGCTACATGCACCAG GATGCTCACGAATTCTTGAACTTCTTGCTGAATGAACTAGTCGACATTCTCGAGAAAGAGTCTAATGCTACAAAAACATCTCCTGAAGCCTCATCATCGAAAAAGCTTGCAAACAGCCCGAATCATAATCTACCCAATGGCACCCACAAGGAGCCTCGTGTTACATGGGTGCACACAACTTTTCAG GGCATATTGACAAATGAAACGAGGTGCTTACGATGTGAAACTGTCACTGCAAGGGATGAAACATTTTTCGATTTGAGCCTCGACATTGAGCAAAATACTTCAATTACTAGCTGCCTCAAAAATTTCAGCTCAACGGAGACTTTGAATGCTGAGGACAAGTTCTTCTGCGACAAGTGttgcag CTTGCAAGAAGCccagaaaagaatgaaaattaaGAAGCCACCAAACATCCTCGTCATTCACCTCAAGCGCTTCAAGTACATCGAGCAGCTCGGCCGTTACAAGAAGCTGCTTTATCGAGTAGTTTTTCCCTTAGAGCTTAAGCTTAGCAACACCATCAGCAATGCAGACTCTGAATACTCTCTTTTTGCCGTTGTTATCCACGTGGGCGGTGGGCCTAACCATGGCCACTACGTCAGCATCGTTAAAAGCCACAACCATTGGTTGTTCTTCGATGATGAGAATGTGGAGATGATCGATGAGTCTGCAGTACAAACATTCTTTGGGTCAGCACAGGAATATTCTAGTAACACCGATCATGGGTACATCCTCTTCTACGAGAGCACCGGTGGAAGGAGTTGA
- the LOC109713654 gene encoding signal peptidase complex-like protein DTM1, translated as MGRDAALQTSLVALAAAVVVVGIWTMSFKKMMATYFFGLFGIAGILLPDWEFFDRDFSQWLTPMQTRRSVADSDAWRFKFYPLRVAVLTTIYGFGLYKWWMYISS; from the exons aTGGGGAGGGACGCGGCGCTGCAGACGAGCTTGGTGGCGCTCGCtgcggcggtggtggtggtggggataTGGACGATGAGCTTCAAGAAGATGATGGCGACCTACTTCTTCGGCCTCTTCGGGATCGCCGGGATCCTCCTCCCCGATTGGGAGTTCTTCGACCGGGACTTCTCCCAGTGGCTCACCCCCATGCAGACGCGCAGAAGCGTCGCCGATTCCGACGCCTGGAG ATTCAAGTTTTATCCGCTAAGGGTTGCGGTGCTCACGACAATCTACGGCTTCGGCCTTTACAAGTGGTGGATGTACATATCCAGCTAG